The following coding sequences are from one Odontesthes bonariensis isolate fOdoBon6 chromosome 10, fOdoBon6.hap1, whole genome shotgun sequence window:
- the LOC142389847 gene encoding forkhead box protein P1-B-like isoform X3 — protein MHESRSEPAGHTVQASQAESRNPTENESRLKSGQTPPPEAPRIPVSLSMMTPPAEAPKQLQQTTQQQVLSPQQLQALLQQQKALMLHQQQIQEVFKNQQEQLNVQLLQHKSAGIVSQELTAQQIAIQQQLLQVQQQHLLNLQRQGLLSVLPTTPAVAPGCENGSILSSAVDARESSGQQSTTNGHQTLLKRKESDENTQNSHPLYGNGMCKWPGCETVFGDFQAFIKHLNSEHTLDDKSTAQCRVQMQVVQQLELQLKKDKERLQAMMAHLKSSEPKPAAQPVNLVSNVSFSQATLPKGPPPMSLSQSATAPSTPLTPLSESPSVLTPNSMFTGSPVRRRYSRSVSQGTDIIDNKEFYLSTEVRPPFTYASLIRQAIFESPRNQLTLNEIYNWFTRNFAYFRRNAATWKNAVRHNLSLHKCFVRLENVKGAVWTVDEIEFHRRRPQKTAGNGSLLKNSQSRQSLAGSALQSGFLDGSSSLYNPASIGSIPMHSLPHVLQEQMNGALANGSGYQSDSSATQSPPQAFIKEEQEDEEICEGYPYESPESTDEHGHSPEMNRDEDSGSPERSSLHLDRVPSL, from the exons ATGCATGAGTCTCGGTCAGAACCAGCAGGCCACACCGTTCAAGCAAGTCAGGCAGAGAGCAGAAATCCTACTGAGAATGAGAGCCGACTGAAGAGTGGCCAGACTCCTCCTCCAGAGGCGCCCAGG ATCCCAGTGTCCCTGTCCATGATGACCCCACCAGCAGAGGCTCcaaagcagctgcagcagacaacACAGCAGCAGGTCCTCAGTCCTCAGCAGCTCCAAGCCCTGCTCCAGCAGCAGAAGGCACTCATGTTACACCAG CAACAAATTCAAGAGGTCTTCAAGAATCAGCAAGAGCAGCTAAATGTgcagctgctgcaacacaagAGTGCCGGGATTGTTAGTCAAGAG CTGACGGCCCAGCAGATTgccatccagcagcagctccttcaggtgcagcagcagcatctcctCAACCTGCAGAGGCAAGGCCTGCTGTCTGTGCTTCCCACCACCCCCGCCGTAGCCCCGG GCTGTGAAAATGGCAGCATCCTGTCTTCTGCTGTAGATGCCAGAGAGTCCTCCGGCCAACAGTCTACCACCAACGGTCATCAGACCCTTctgaagaggaaagaaag TgatgaaaacacacagaacagccaTCCTCTGTACGGAAATGGCATGTGTAAATGGCCGGGCTGTGAGACTGTTTTTGGAGACTTTCAGGCCTTTATCAA ACATTTGAACAGTGAACATACGCTTGATGACAAGAGTACGGCACAGTGTCGTGTACAGATGCAAGTGGTTCAACAGCTGGAACTGCAG ctgaaaaaggacaaagagCGACTGCAAGCTATGATGGCTCATCTCAAGTCGTCCGAGCCCAAACCCGCGGCACAGCCT GTGAATCTGGTGTCCAATGTGTCTTTCTCCCAGGCAACATTGCCCAAAGGCCCTCCTCCTATGAGCCTTTCTCAGAGTGCCACTGCACCGTCCACACCCCTGACACCGCTCTCTGAATCCCCCTCAGTCCTCACTCCCAATAGCATGTTCACTGGAAGCCCCGTACGGAGGCGATATAGCCGCTCTGTGAGCCAAGGTACCG ATATAATTGATAATAAGGAGTTCTACTTGAGCACAGAAGTTAGACCTCCATTTACATATGCCTCTCTCATCAGACAg GCTATATTTGAATCGCCTCGCAATCAGTTGACGTTAAACGAAATCTACAACTGGTTCACGAGAAACTTTGCCTACTTCAGGCGCAACGCAGCTACTTGGAAG AACGCCGTCAGACACAATCTGAGCCTGCATAAATGCTTTGTGCGTCTGGAGAACGTGAAGGGAGCCGTGTGGACGGTGGACGAGATCGAGTTTCACAGAAGGCGGCCGCAGAAAACCGCCGGGAACGG ATCCCTGCTGAAGAACTCTCAGAGCCGCCAGAGCTTAGCTGGGTCTGCTCTTCAG AGTGGTTTTCTAGATGGTAGCAGCTCTCTGTACAACCCAGCTTCTATTGGCAGCATCCCAATGCACTCCTTGCCTCACGTTCTCCAGGAGCAGATGAATGGAGCTCTGGCTAATGGATCTGGATACCAAAGCGACAGCAGCGCAACGCAGTCCCCTCCCCAAGCTTT CATCAAAGAAGAGCAGGAGGATGAGGAGATATGTGAAGGTTACCCCTACGAATCTCCGGAGAGCACAGATGAGCACGGCCACAGTCCAGAGATGAACCGCGATGAAGACAGCGGTAGCCCGGAGAGGTCCAGCCTTCATCTCGATCGCGTGCCTTCTCTCTGA
- the LOC142389847 gene encoding forkhead box protein P1-like isoform X2 yields the protein MHESRSEPAGHTVQASQAESRNPTENESRLKSGQTPPPEAPRIPVSLSMMTPPAEAPKQLQQTTQQQVLSPQQLQALLQQQKALMLHQVMHAKCFLFIHAEYDRSVCSAPPPPPPPLFFFFFFFFLLISLCLQQQIQEVFKNQQEQLNVQLLQHKSAGIVSQELTAQQIAIQQQLLQVQQQHLLNLQRQGLLSVLPTTPAVAPGCENGSILSSAVDARESSGQQSTTNGHQTLLKRKESDENTQNSHPLYGNGMCKWPGCETVFGDFQAFIKHLNSEHTLDDKSTAQCRVQMQVVQQLELQLKKDKERLQAMMAHLKSSEPKPAAQPVNLVSNVSFSQATLPKGPPPMSLSQSATAPSTPLTPLSESPSVLTPNSMFTGSPVRRRYSRSVSQDIIDNKEFYLSTEVRPPFTYASLIRQAIFESPRNQLTLNEIYNWFTRNFAYFRRNAATWKNAVRHNLSLHKCFVRLENVKGAVWTVDEIEFHRRRPQKTAGNGSLLKNSQSRQSLAGSALQSGFLDGSSSLYNPASIGSIPMHSLPHVLQEQMNGALANGSGYQSDSSATQSPPQAFIKEEQEDEEICEGYPYESPESTDEHGHSPEMNRDEDSGSPERSSLHLDRVPSL from the exons ATGCATGAGTCTCGGTCAGAACCAGCAGGCCACACCGTTCAAGCAAGTCAGGCAGAGAGCAGAAATCCTACTGAGAATGAGAGCCGACTGAAGAGTGGCCAGACTCCTCCTCCAGAGGCGCCCAGG ATCCCAGTGTCCCTGTCCATGATGACCCCACCAGCAGAGGCTCcaaagcagctgcagcagacaacACAGCAGCAGGTCCTCAGTCCTCAGCAGCTCCAAGCCCTGCTCCAGCAGCAGAAGGCACTCATGTTACACCAGGTAATGCATGCCAAGTGTTTTCTCTTTATCCACGCCGAATACGATCGCTCTGTGtgctcagccccccccccccccccccccccccttttttttttttttttttttttttttttacttatatcaTTATGTCTGCAGCAACAAATTCAAGAGGTCTTCAAGAATCAGCAAGAGCAGCTAAATGTgcagctgctgcaacacaagAGTGCCGGGATTGTTAGTCAAGAG CTGACGGCCCAGCAGATTgccatccagcagcagctccttcaggtgcagcagcagcatctcctCAACCTGCAGAGGCAAGGCCTGCTGTCTGTGCTTCCCACCACCCCCGCCGTAGCCCCGG GCTGTGAAAATGGCAGCATCCTGTCTTCTGCTGTAGATGCCAGAGAGTCCTCCGGCCAACAGTCTACCACCAACGGTCATCAGACCCTTctgaagaggaaagaaag TgatgaaaacacacagaacagccaTCCTCTGTACGGAAATGGCATGTGTAAATGGCCGGGCTGTGAGACTGTTTTTGGAGACTTTCAGGCCTTTATCAA ACATTTGAACAGTGAACATACGCTTGATGACAAGAGTACGGCACAGTGTCGTGTACAGATGCAAGTGGTTCAACAGCTGGAACTGCAG ctgaaaaaggacaaagagCGACTGCAAGCTATGATGGCTCATCTCAAGTCGTCCGAGCCCAAACCCGCGGCACAGCCT GTGAATCTGGTGTCCAATGTGTCTTTCTCCCAGGCAACATTGCCCAAAGGCCCTCCTCCTATGAGCCTTTCTCAGAGTGCCACTGCACCGTCCACACCCCTGACACCGCTCTCTGAATCCCCCTCAGTCCTCACTCCCAATAGCATGTTCACTGGAAGCCCCGTACGGAGGCGATATAGCCGCTCTGTGAGCCAAG ATATAATTGATAATAAGGAGTTCTACTTGAGCACAGAAGTTAGACCTCCATTTACATATGCCTCTCTCATCAGACAg GCTATATTTGAATCGCCTCGCAATCAGTTGACGTTAAACGAAATCTACAACTGGTTCACGAGAAACTTTGCCTACTTCAGGCGCAACGCAGCTACTTGGAAG AACGCCGTCAGACACAATCTGAGCCTGCATAAATGCTTTGTGCGTCTGGAGAACGTGAAGGGAGCCGTGTGGACGGTGGACGAGATCGAGTTTCACAGAAGGCGGCCGCAGAAAACCGCCGGGAACGG ATCCCTGCTGAAGAACTCTCAGAGCCGCCAGAGCTTAGCTGGGTCTGCTCTTCAG AGTGGTTTTCTAGATGGTAGCAGCTCTCTGTACAACCCAGCTTCTATTGGCAGCATCCCAATGCACTCCTTGCCTCACGTTCTCCAGGAGCAGATGAATGGAGCTCTGGCTAATGGATCTGGATACCAAAGCGACAGCAGCGCAACGCAGTCCCCTCCCCAAGCTTT CATCAAAGAAGAGCAGGAGGATGAGGAGATATGTGAAGGTTACCCCTACGAATCTCCGGAGAGCACAGATGAGCACGGCCACAGTCCAGAGATGAACCGCGATGAAGACAGCGGTAGCCCGGAGAGGTCCAGCCTTCATCTCGATCGCGTGCCTTCTCTCTGA
- the LOC142389847 gene encoding forkhead box protein P1-like isoform X1, translating into MHESRSEPAGHTVQASQAESRNPTENESRLKSGQTPPPEAPRIPVSLSMMTPPAEAPKQLQQTTQQQVLSPQQLQALLQQQKALMLHQVMHAKCFLFIHAEYDRSVCSAPPPPPPPLFFFFFFFFLLISLCLQQQIQEVFKNQQEQLNVQLLQHKSAGIVSQELTAQQIAIQQQLLQVQQQHLLNLQRQGLLSVLPTTPAVAPGCENGSILSSAVDARESSGQQSTTNGHQTLLKRKESDENTQNSHPLYGNGMCKWPGCETVFGDFQAFIKHLNSEHTLDDKSTAQCRVQMQVVQQLELQLKKDKERLQAMMAHLKSSEPKPAAQPVNLVSNVSFSQATLPKGPPPMSLSQSATAPSTPLTPLSESPSVLTPNSMFTGSPVRRRYSRSVSQGTDIIDNKEFYLSTEVRPPFTYASLIRQAIFESPRNQLTLNEIYNWFTRNFAYFRRNAATWKNAVRHNLSLHKCFVRLENVKGAVWTVDEIEFHRRRPQKTAGNGSLLKNSQSRQSLAGSALQSGFLDGSSSLYNPASIGSIPMHSLPHVLQEQMNGALANGSGYQSDSSATQSPPQAFIKEEQEDEEICEGYPYESPESTDEHGHSPEMNRDEDSGSPERSSLHLDRVPSL; encoded by the exons ATGCATGAGTCTCGGTCAGAACCAGCAGGCCACACCGTTCAAGCAAGTCAGGCAGAGAGCAGAAATCCTACTGAGAATGAGAGCCGACTGAAGAGTGGCCAGACTCCTCCTCCAGAGGCGCCCAGG ATCCCAGTGTCCCTGTCCATGATGACCCCACCAGCAGAGGCTCcaaagcagctgcagcagacaacACAGCAGCAGGTCCTCAGTCCTCAGCAGCTCCAAGCCCTGCTCCAGCAGCAGAAGGCACTCATGTTACACCAGGTAATGCATGCCAAGTGTTTTCTCTTTATCCACGCCGAATACGATCGCTCTGTGtgctcagccccccccccccccccccccccccttttttttttttttttttttttttttttacttatatcaTTATGTCTGCAGCAACAAATTCAAGAGGTCTTCAAGAATCAGCAAGAGCAGCTAAATGTgcagctgctgcaacacaagAGTGCCGGGATTGTTAGTCAAGAG CTGACGGCCCAGCAGATTgccatccagcagcagctccttcaggtgcagcagcagcatctcctCAACCTGCAGAGGCAAGGCCTGCTGTCTGTGCTTCCCACCACCCCCGCCGTAGCCCCGG GCTGTGAAAATGGCAGCATCCTGTCTTCTGCTGTAGATGCCAGAGAGTCCTCCGGCCAACAGTCTACCACCAACGGTCATCAGACCCTTctgaagaggaaagaaag TgatgaaaacacacagaacagccaTCCTCTGTACGGAAATGGCATGTGTAAATGGCCGGGCTGTGAGACTGTTTTTGGAGACTTTCAGGCCTTTATCAA ACATTTGAACAGTGAACATACGCTTGATGACAAGAGTACGGCACAGTGTCGTGTACAGATGCAAGTGGTTCAACAGCTGGAACTGCAG ctgaaaaaggacaaagagCGACTGCAAGCTATGATGGCTCATCTCAAGTCGTCCGAGCCCAAACCCGCGGCACAGCCT GTGAATCTGGTGTCCAATGTGTCTTTCTCCCAGGCAACATTGCCCAAAGGCCCTCCTCCTATGAGCCTTTCTCAGAGTGCCACTGCACCGTCCACACCCCTGACACCGCTCTCTGAATCCCCCTCAGTCCTCACTCCCAATAGCATGTTCACTGGAAGCCCCGTACGGAGGCGATATAGCCGCTCTGTGAGCCAAGGTACCG ATATAATTGATAATAAGGAGTTCTACTTGAGCACAGAAGTTAGACCTCCATTTACATATGCCTCTCTCATCAGACAg GCTATATTTGAATCGCCTCGCAATCAGTTGACGTTAAACGAAATCTACAACTGGTTCACGAGAAACTTTGCCTACTTCAGGCGCAACGCAGCTACTTGGAAG AACGCCGTCAGACACAATCTGAGCCTGCATAAATGCTTTGTGCGTCTGGAGAACGTGAAGGGAGCCGTGTGGACGGTGGACGAGATCGAGTTTCACAGAAGGCGGCCGCAGAAAACCGCCGGGAACGG ATCCCTGCTGAAGAACTCTCAGAGCCGCCAGAGCTTAGCTGGGTCTGCTCTTCAG AGTGGTTTTCTAGATGGTAGCAGCTCTCTGTACAACCCAGCTTCTATTGGCAGCATCCCAATGCACTCCTTGCCTCACGTTCTCCAGGAGCAGATGAATGGAGCTCTGGCTAATGGATCTGGATACCAAAGCGACAGCAGCGCAACGCAGTCCCCTCCCCAAGCTTT CATCAAAGAAGAGCAGGAGGATGAGGAGATATGTGAAGGTTACCCCTACGAATCTCCGGAGAGCACAGATGAGCACGGCCACAGTCCAGAGATGAACCGCGATGAAGACAGCGGTAGCCCGGAGAGGTCCAGCCTTCATCTCGATCGCGTGCCTTCTCTCTGA
- the LOC142389847 gene encoding forkhead box protein P1-B-like isoform X4 produces the protein MHESRSEPAGHTVQASQAESRNPTENESRLKSGQTPPPEAPRIPVSLSMMTPPAEAPKQLQQTTQQQVLSPQQLQALLQQQKALMLHQQQIQEVFKNQQEQLNVQLLQHKSAGIVSQELTAQQIAIQQQLLQVQQQHLLNLQRQGLLSVLPTTPAVAPGCENGSILSSAVDARESSGQQSTTNGHQTLLKRKESDENTQNSHPLYGNGMCKWPGCETVFGDFQAFIKHLNSEHTLDDKSTAQCRVQMQVVQQLELQLKKDKERLQAMMAHLKSSEPKPAAQPVNLVSNVSFSQATLPKGPPPMSLSQSATAPSTPLTPLSESPSVLTPNSMFTGSPVRRRYSRSVSQDIIDNKEFYLSTEVRPPFTYASLIRQAIFESPRNQLTLNEIYNWFTRNFAYFRRNAATWKNAVRHNLSLHKCFVRLENVKGAVWTVDEIEFHRRRPQKTAGNGSLLKNSQSRQSLAGSALQSGFLDGSSSLYNPASIGSIPMHSLPHVLQEQMNGALANGSGYQSDSSATQSPPQAFIKEEQEDEEICEGYPYESPESTDEHGHSPEMNRDEDSGSPERSSLHLDRVPSL, from the exons ATGCATGAGTCTCGGTCAGAACCAGCAGGCCACACCGTTCAAGCAAGTCAGGCAGAGAGCAGAAATCCTACTGAGAATGAGAGCCGACTGAAGAGTGGCCAGACTCCTCCTCCAGAGGCGCCCAGG ATCCCAGTGTCCCTGTCCATGATGACCCCACCAGCAGAGGCTCcaaagcagctgcagcagacaacACAGCAGCAGGTCCTCAGTCCTCAGCAGCTCCAAGCCCTGCTCCAGCAGCAGAAGGCACTCATGTTACACCAG CAACAAATTCAAGAGGTCTTCAAGAATCAGCAAGAGCAGCTAAATGTgcagctgctgcaacacaagAGTGCCGGGATTGTTAGTCAAGAG CTGACGGCCCAGCAGATTgccatccagcagcagctccttcaggtgcagcagcagcatctcctCAACCTGCAGAGGCAAGGCCTGCTGTCTGTGCTTCCCACCACCCCCGCCGTAGCCCCGG GCTGTGAAAATGGCAGCATCCTGTCTTCTGCTGTAGATGCCAGAGAGTCCTCCGGCCAACAGTCTACCACCAACGGTCATCAGACCCTTctgaagaggaaagaaag TgatgaaaacacacagaacagccaTCCTCTGTACGGAAATGGCATGTGTAAATGGCCGGGCTGTGAGACTGTTTTTGGAGACTTTCAGGCCTTTATCAA ACATTTGAACAGTGAACATACGCTTGATGACAAGAGTACGGCACAGTGTCGTGTACAGATGCAAGTGGTTCAACAGCTGGAACTGCAG ctgaaaaaggacaaagagCGACTGCAAGCTATGATGGCTCATCTCAAGTCGTCCGAGCCCAAACCCGCGGCACAGCCT GTGAATCTGGTGTCCAATGTGTCTTTCTCCCAGGCAACATTGCCCAAAGGCCCTCCTCCTATGAGCCTTTCTCAGAGTGCCACTGCACCGTCCACACCCCTGACACCGCTCTCTGAATCCCCCTCAGTCCTCACTCCCAATAGCATGTTCACTGGAAGCCCCGTACGGAGGCGATATAGCCGCTCTGTGAGCCAAG ATATAATTGATAATAAGGAGTTCTACTTGAGCACAGAAGTTAGACCTCCATTTACATATGCCTCTCTCATCAGACAg GCTATATTTGAATCGCCTCGCAATCAGTTGACGTTAAACGAAATCTACAACTGGTTCACGAGAAACTTTGCCTACTTCAGGCGCAACGCAGCTACTTGGAAG AACGCCGTCAGACACAATCTGAGCCTGCATAAATGCTTTGTGCGTCTGGAGAACGTGAAGGGAGCCGTGTGGACGGTGGACGAGATCGAGTTTCACAGAAGGCGGCCGCAGAAAACCGCCGGGAACGG ATCCCTGCTGAAGAACTCTCAGAGCCGCCAGAGCTTAGCTGGGTCTGCTCTTCAG AGTGGTTTTCTAGATGGTAGCAGCTCTCTGTACAACCCAGCTTCTATTGGCAGCATCCCAATGCACTCCTTGCCTCACGTTCTCCAGGAGCAGATGAATGGAGCTCTGGCTAATGGATCTGGATACCAAAGCGACAGCAGCGCAACGCAGTCCCCTCCCCAAGCTTT CATCAAAGAAGAGCAGGAGGATGAGGAGATATGTGAAGGTTACCCCTACGAATCTCCGGAGAGCACAGATGAGCACGGCCACAGTCCAGAGATGAACCGCGATGAAGACAGCGGTAGCCCGGAGAGGTCCAGCCTTCATCTCGATCGCGTGCCTTCTCTCTGA